AGGTAGATAAATTTTTTCTTCAACTCCCAATTTTCAAATTTCATTTTCAAAAAGTAAATACCCACCGGCAATTCCGGTAGAACGATTTGCCTTTCTCCTCTCTCCAAGGATATTTTCTTTATCTTGCGACCGGTAATGTCGTAAAGAAGCATCTCTAATCTTTCCCCCTCCTTTAAGGAAAATTTGAGTGCCGAACCTTTCCGAAGAATCGTGGGGAGAGAGAGTTTATGATTTAGAAGGAAATTGGGTAAATCGGCAACTCCGGTGGGAAAAGAGACCGGAATCTCAAAAGGTAAAAGGGAGGAATAACCAGAAGCGGAAAGGGAAAGATAAAAATGTAAGAGGGAATCTTCTAAGACCTCAGGGATAAAGAATGTAAACGGGTTTAAGTTATTTCTAATCCCACCCACAGGAATATTGCCAAAAAAGGAGAAAGAATCTCTCACTTCCCCTTCGTCTCGGCTTCTTAAAATTCCCGAGACCGAGATGGCATCAGTATCTCCCAGGTTAATAACCTCTGTAGTTAATTTAATCTCCTCCCCGGGTTCGGGCAAGCCGTTGCCATTGCCTAAGGAGTCATTAAGTGCGATCCGATAGAAGCTAAGAAATGGTTGGTTGAAATGCCGGGGCCTTTTGGTAGAAAATTTTATCGCCCGTCCGGAAGTGAGGGGGGCGGAATTGGGAGAATAGTTATTATTATAAAGATATTGTAAACCTCGGGCTTCGGTGTGGTCTTCAATACCAACGGTATTGGATAAGGCATCCGCCACCACTGCGTACTGATAAATTATCTCACCGTCGCCGGTTGGTGTCGGATAATAATTTGGGTCAAGAAAGATTACTTGAAATGTCTCCCGCACCGATTGCCGCTGATTATGAGCAACTTGGTTAAATTCGCAAAGGTAACGATGATTAGTCGTATCGTAATATTCGTAGACATCACCAAAACCGCCTTGGTTCTCATTCGTATTCAAATCGTCCCAGAAAGGGGCAAGCATGGCAGGGGGACCAATGGTATCGGGAATTGGTGAGTTATTGCCGAAACGGTAAGCGGTCCTCCCCAAGGCGAGAAAACCATTGGAAGAGATAGAGATTGAGTCATAAAAAATTCCGTAATACTGAAATCGGAACGGTAAAGGTAAAGTGACCGTTGCCGCATCGTGAGTAGAAATCTCCGGGATCAACCTCCCCGGACCAGGGGGAGCAATCCCGAACCAATTATAGACCGGTGCCTCACCAGATGCGGTATCGGTATTGTCATAGGCAAAATAGCCATAAGGACAAGGACCCTGGGGTAAAGAAGAAGCTTCACCTTCGCTGCGGAAGGTTTGAGAAAAGGAATCTAAAAACTGGTAGGTTTGACCTGAGCCCGAAAGGAAAAACTTAAAAAGTAAATCCTCGCCCGGTGGTAAAGAAGGGGAAGTAGTTAAAGACAACTCATCATTAAAATTAGAAAGGCTCTCTTGGGAGAAAATAGTTCCGAATTGAGATAGGGAGTCGGTTAAACTTAGATAGCGGGCGTAAGCCCTAATTTTAACTAAGCAGTTATTTAACTCTTCGCTTCCCGAATTCTTTAATTTTATCCGAAACCGAATCCCTTCGGAGCGACCAATCCGACCGTTGTTATTGCCCAAGGGAAAGGAGTCAATTACTTGGGTAGAAAGGAGGGTAAGTCTTCCGGCATAAACCCTAATGGCAAAGGTAGAATAGGAAGAATCTTCATCGGAATAGAGCCTTAAAAGAAAACCCAAATTATGATTGCTGCTGCAAGCCGGCGAACAAGAAAAGAGGTATTCGCCACCAAGCGCACTCTCCCCAGGGGCGATTGAACCAAAATTTTTCACACTGTCTAAAATGGAGACGAACCGGTCCGAACTCCTTAAAACCCCCCGCACATTATTGGCAGCACTTCCCCCGATATTTTTTATCGTTAAGAAAAGCCCAACCTCTTCCCCGGGATTTACCCGACCGTTATGATTTCCCCGGTCAGAGAGGGAAAGGCGAGAAAAGATAAGATATGGTCGATTACCCACACTAACCCTTCCTTCTCCCTCAAAGGGTAAATAGTTGGGACAGGTAACAGTTAATTCAAAAGAACCGGGATGGATAGGATTTATCGGCAATTCAATTTGCCCATAATGGGTATAACCATAGGCATAGACCGTTGAGTCCATC
The candidate division WOR-3 bacterium genome window above contains:
- a CDS encoding C25 family cysteine peptidase, whose protein sequence is MKRFLILFLFLWAYSQEGARYLIISHENFIPAITPLAEWKIKKGLPTKIVPLSVTGRTPDSIRNYILNAYNTWPIKPEYILLVGSGNYLRSYNSRYDDYYGNMTGDYKEELSVGRFSCNTPRQCSVMVLKSITYEKNPYLSGDSSWFLKGTTVVREDNPPDPYYQADARYIRNLVLSYGFIQTDSFINLQGHNANNVIAAVNEGRSFVVYRGQGVSNWWSPFACNPDLCRNLNKLPIIISATCQTMTFAANESMVCEGWQRKGKPDSLTGALAVFGSTNTGSGVSLYRGVVSKALFDAFFFHRIHALGDALKRAKFYLDSLYHNQVRYQEWNLLGDPELPFYTKKPERLEVVWDSVILLGSQNYRVFVQNLVEEESALVCFRMDSTVYAYGYTHYGQIELPINPIHPGSFELTVTCPNYLPFEGEGRVSVGNRPYLIFSRLSLSDRGNHNGRVNPGEEVGLFLTIKNIGGSAANNVRGVLRSSDRFVSILDSVKNFGSIAPGESALGGEYLFSCSPACSSNHNLGFLLRLYSDEDSSYSTFAIRVYAGRLTLLSTQVIDSFPLGNNNGRIGRSEGIRFRIKLKNSGSEELNNCLVKIRAYARYLSLTDSLSQFGTIFSQESLSNFNDELSLTTSPSLPPGEDLLFKFFLSGSGQTYQFLDSFSQTFRSEGEASSLPQGPCPYGYFAYDNTDTASGEAPVYNWFGIAPPGPGRLIPEISTHDAATVTLPLPFRFQYYGIFYDSISISSNGFLALGRTAYRFGNNSPIPDTIGPPAMLAPFWDDLNTNENQGGFGDVYEYYDTTNHRYLCEFNQVAHNQRQSVRETFQVIFLDPNYYPTPTGDGEIIYQYAVVADALSNTVGIEDHTEARGLQYLYNNNYSPNSAPLTSGRAIKFSTKRPRHFNQPFLSFYRIALNDSLGNGNGLPEPGEEIKLTTEVINLGDTDAISVSGILRSRDEGEVRDSFSFFGNIPVGGIRNNLNPFTFFIPEVLEDSLLHFYLSLSASGYSSLLPFEIPVSFPTGVADLPNFLLNHKLSLPTILRKGSALKFSLKEGERLEMLLYDITGRKIKKISLERGERQIVLPELPVGIYFLKMKFENWELKKKFIYLK